A stretch of DNA from Pseudopipra pipra isolate bDixPip1 chromosome 1, bDixPip1.hap1, whole genome shotgun sequence:
ggCTGTGCCACCACTGAGCAACTCTAGAGGGCTGGGTGGGCCATAATATCCCTGCCATAGACTTCTATGGTGAAAACATACAGGCAGGCTTTACTGGATTTGACATATATTTAATGAATTATAAAAAATGCATGGTAAATTCATTAAGACTTTTCCACGAGGGTCTCTAACCAGAGTCCCCTAGCTGGGATTTGAAGGACTTGAAACAAGATGTAGAAATTTTCCCCTTGGATGAGGCCCAGATAACATACTGGAAAGATAAATGCACACTTCTCTTCTCATCGTCTTTCATTCTTTGTAAAACATTTAGGCTTAGATCTTCCCTGGAGACAAACTGGCACGGATTCACTCATTGCAGCAGGACTGCAATAATTTACAAAGGGCCTGTGAATTTTAAATCACGACACTTAtggcagagagaaaaggaataTTGCAAACCACAATCTCTCCTGAAGGACTAGGCCTTGCTGCTCTCCCTGACCCCACTCTAAAGCCAGGCTCGATGGAGGTTCTCTCTCTTGTCCACCAGCACCCGGTGTGACCAGGGCACAAGAGCTGCAGCCAGTGCAGCTCAGTGCCTATCGTGTGCCCCATCGTGTCCCCAAGCCGGCGTGGCCCCGCTCCCTGTGTTCAGGCTCCCTGTGGAGCAGCATCCTGGGGCCCCCACACTGGCTCTGCAGCCATCCCcgggctccccagggagcttGGGATGCCTCGCAccctcccacagcacagccagagtCCAGGGACCTGCATCCAGCCCGGCCTCACCAACCCCCCAGCCTCCCACCGGATCCTTTGCAGACCTCCGGGTTTCCACTGAGTGTCCCTCTGAAGTAATTAATGCCGAGGGCCGCATGCTGATTCCGCAGAGCCCATTAATCACTTTTGCTGAGGCACAGGGACTGTTTGTACAGAGTTTGCAGAGATTATCGCCCTGGCTCCGGGATTTGTCACGCTGCATTACAAATGGTGCTTTAGTGAGCTCCTTAGGTCCCAGTGGGCCATAACCTGTCTGAGGCAAAGGCAAATATTGTGGAGCAGCAGAGATTTCCCAAGAAGGGCCTTATCTGTTCCAGATTGCTTGATGGTATAAATAGGACTTCGATATGCGAATGCAATTAATTCCTCAAGGGTTACATTTGATAATGGCACAGAAATTAATCTTCAGTCACAGAAATAACACTGGCTGTTTCAGGGAGTTCAAGTAAAAGCCTGTCAAGATATTCACTATCCCATcgaaaaataatgctttttttccccttttggtagaattatattattattattgtaacctactgagatttcttttttgaagATGTTCTAACAAGGATTAATTCATTAGTAACCAAAGGAAAGGGCACAGCAGCCACAAAACAGCTGAGCCTCATGCACCAACCTGCATGAGTGGGAGGCTGAGCCAGTGTTCCCAGCTTTCAAATCCACTCTCCCATTCAAAACTCGGTAGAAAGGTGAACCAAGATGGGGCACCCTCAGATATACCACACAAGTGGTGCTTACCACTAGGCAGATGAGTAGGATATCAAGAGAAAGTTGTCCCGGGACCAGGACACACAGTTTTGGCCCAATCATGAAAAAAAGATGTTGAGAAATCCTccagaaaaaccaaaaaaaagtgaaagcagAGCATTAGCCTTCTTCTTCAGCATAATGGTATCAGATATGTTTGTGGTGGAGGTAAGTTTGTGTTTAACTGGAGGGTGGCTAAAAAAGCCTTAATCAAATGTGGTTTTAAAAAAGCATACATGAAATGAAAGTTTTGTTATTTAGAAGTTTGGTAATTATGTATTTTGAGCAATCCTACCACCTGCAGCTTGAATCAGTGAGCTACTTCAGAGAGTTCTGGAAGGCACAAGTGAACAGATGGTATGTTTGTGACACCATCAGGTAGTGGGCAGTGAATATTAGTAAACTGGCAAGCATCCACCAAAAATTATTCCAAAGCACGTAATTAAATATGTtataaataacaacaaaagcaacaactaatagaaaaataaaaatcagtagtTGAAAAGGATGGAATGTGGGGAGGAACCAAGATTTATTCAGATGAATTATAGGGCCTTATTTCTTATCTTTTCCAAGTCCATTACACACAGAGACCaattaaaaatctaataaaTTAAACAACCCTCAGGTACCCTATATAACTGAAGCTAATTGTCTACCATTTTGATACTGCCAAGCATATGTATTAACAATGTTCTAGTTCTCACCAGAATTCAGAAGTAAATACAGACTTGAAAACAAATCATCCGGCCATCACAAAAGGCCAAATAGATGGAAGAAAATTCCACAGACTGGCATAAAGCAGTGGTTTGTATGAATGCCATATCCCCATTTTAGTTTTACTATCTTCATCTCAGAAGCTTGGCAGGCCTGCCTGGGTTCTGATAGCACTGATCTTCATGCAAATCTATCTTTGACTCAAGCTTGACACCAATGGTGTTGTTTATGTTTAGGGCAGCAATAAATCTGACTTCTTTTCTACCCAATGCAAAAAGAAACACTGCATTCTGTGGGCATTCTGATGATGATGTAGAactcctctttttttaatatccaagttaattaatataaaaaatcTAATGTGAACAGGCTGAACATATTCTGAGAGGCAAAGGAGGCAAAGTCTACAAGTGGGATAAAAATACAGACATAGGACTTGGGGGAAGATTCTGGCTATAGACATGCAGCTTGTAGCCTTTGAAGACTACAAGAACCTTGCAAGGATGTGCAGAGGCAGTCAAGAAGGCTAAGGCTCGGCTAGACCTGAAATTGGCCAAAGATGtcaagaagaacaaaaaatggGGTTTTGGACACATAGGCAGTAAGCAGAAGCACAGGGAAGATATAGGACCATTGCTAAACAGGGTAGGGAAACTAGTGCCAGGCCACTGTCtataatatttgaaaaattgtGGAGATCATGGGTAGGGTACCCCAGGGATCAATACCGGGCCCCATGATGCtgaacatcttcataaatgatctggatgatgggatTGAAAGAAGCCTCGCCAAGTTTGTTGATGACACCTGAGTGGGTGGTGAAGAGGACATGTCAGAAGGGAGAAACATCTTGCAGAGAGACATGGACAGGCTGGAAAAGAGGGTGAGCAGGAACTAGATGAAGTTaacaagtgcaaggtcctgcacctgggacaaCATAACAAAAAGCCCAGAAGAGGCCAGGATCTGTGTGCCTGGGGAGCAGCATCGccaaaaaggacctgggggtcctggtggacgGCAACCTGaccatgagtcagcagtgtgctgctgcagcaaagcagaTCCTGGGTTTCATCTGCAGGGCCAGTACTAGCAGTGGTAGAGACATCACCATCTCGCTCTACTCCATGCTTGTTAGGCTGCACCTGGAGTAGAGTGTCTAGTTCTGGCCCTTACAATTCAAGAAAGGTGTGAACAGACTGGGGAGGGTCCAAAGAGAGGTCATAAAGATGGATCAGAGGACTGGAGAACCTGCTCTGTGAAGGAAGACTGAAGGACTTAGGTCTTTTCtccctgaagaagagaaggctcagggagaACTCAACActgtatttcagtatttaaaggGTGGCTACAAAGAGGACAGAGGCTGTCTCTTCCCAAAGAGTCACATAGAGAAGACAAGGAGCAACAGGAGCAagtggcactggcacaggtttcatatcaacataaaaaaaagatattttttacaGTAAGAACAATCATTCAGTGGGACAATCTCCTCAGGGatgtggtggagtccccatcacTTGAAGTTTCCAAGACGTGATTGAACAGGATGCTAGATAATCTCACTTAGGCTCCCTGACCTGTGAAAGGTTGGACCAAATGATCttccaaggtcccttccaacccgggCTGTTTTATGATTCTATCATATTCAAATTATCATTTACATCTTAATTTTAGGGTACAGGGATACCATCATAAACCCAGTGTGCAGCTAACTTTTATTTAGGATTTACTGTGTGTTGGGCAAAGACTGGGCTCTTCCAACAATATCAGCACAGTAGCCAGTTGTCTTGTGAATGTTGTTGTCTAGTGGTGCCAATCTGTGGAGAGCTTAGGCGCTCAGGGAATTACGTACACCATCATTCCACAGGCAAGAAGCCAACACATGTTTAAGAGCAATGGCATTCAGCTCAAGCAGGGAGTCTGTGGCAAACAAAAAGCTGAATGCAGAGTTCCTGTCCTGGACCTTTTCTCACAAGACTTTTCCTGTTCATGCTTTTCTATGAAGAACATCCAGCAGAATGCAGGGACTCTCTGGTCTTTTCAGGTGAGCCTGACTAAGCTGAAATCTGCTTTCCTGTTAGGTGCTGCTCTTTGTGATGCAGAAGACacttcagcttggaaaagagagAATGAGGGGAAATATCACAGATGTCTATGCAGTCATGAGTGGCATGGGAAGGGTGACTAAAGAATGACTGCTTAAACTTTCACCCATTACAAGGGCCAGCTTGTAAGCAGCACATTCAAAACATAcatgaaagtatttttcatgtgtTCAAGTTGTGCAGCTCCTTACCACAGAAAATTAGAGGCTTAAATTAGTGAAAGAGAGATTCATTGtctacttttaaaaacaaaatatttttctggggTCAGGAACTCCCTAACAAATTGTTAGAAAGTTGGAAAGTCATTTGAGGAAGCACCAAAAAGATGTTTTGTCAATTTTCATAATACTCCTAAGAAACAGCTTTCAGCCACTATTGGAGGTGTGATGCTGGGTGAGACAGATTTTTGGACCACCCAGAAGAGCTCTGCTTGTATTCTTGGGAGCTGAAAGAGAGGTCAGGGTGGAAAGAGGGAGCCAGGAATTCTAGAAAAgttctctcttcattttttctgaaaacctgCCTGTCGAAATGGGTGCCAATTCACAGAGTGAAAAATTTCCTCAGTGTTTCCCCAAGACAGTCTGAAAAAATAATCCCCCTGAAGAGTCTAATCAGTAGCATCTTTGGCCCCAGAGCAATTAACATGGCCAAATGATCATTCTGGATCAACTAGAAGTCAAGACTGCAACGAGAAACTTTTGAGGTTCCCTACTGAGCTCCTGGAAGGAGAttagactttaaaaaaaccccaaaccatgCTCTAGGTCATGATCTCCACAGCCAGAACTGCTGGCTATCCCAGACTATTGCTGTGAGTACACTCAGGAGCAATTAACTGCGTGGATTCACCCTATCAATAATGGCATGAGTCGGTTGCTCCTGGATGTAATATCTGTGTGCTGGGCAGTGAGCCACACGCGATGTTAGGCAAGATCCACAGCAGAATGATTTGGCTGCAAACCTGCCAGTGCTGCAAAGTGTGTGATATTGAAAAACCATAAAGACACAGAGTGTTTGTCATCATGAGACCTACATTCTGCAGGAACTCTTGGGCTATCAACACAAGATCTGTGAGTGGTTTAGTCCATCCAGCTCCCTGttttaaaaaggcagaaactgagTCACAAAGAGCAATGAGGTTTTCTTAACGGAAATggaatcatttttttttttaatttgcttatgGTTTATTATTTTGTTCCCTACTCTCCTTGACTGCTGAGCCATTTCTGGTTCACATTTTGCTGCTGACCAATTCTTTCCTCCAGTTAACACTCAGAAACccttatatatatttttctttcttccttgaTTTCTTTAAATCCCAGTAACTActgtctcttttcttccttccagcTCTTGACTCTGAATAGTTTTTAATTGGACTCTTGTTAACAGCTTCATTGTTTCCCTGTATCCAtacacagagcacagctgcatGTTCTCCCTCTCAACTGCAGgagaagaaatcagaaaataaagtcCCCCTGAGAGAGCCCAGCCTGCGTCTTCCATAACAAGCTGTAGCAACTTTTACAAAATGTCTGCCTCTGTGGGCAGACAGCTGAGCTCTCTGAGACAAATCTGGGGCTTGGAGCGCACAGACATAATAATTATGAGAAATACATCACAACCCCCTCTCTTGGCATTAGTTAGGCCATTCCTAAATCACAAGGTGCAGTCTCTCTCTCACTACTGACTCTCTGCGTACAAAAACTTTTGCTTTCTGTCATTCTCTCTCTGAACACTGCAATCTTTCTCCCTTAAATTGTAAATGATAACACCTGCTGAGGCTCTTATTTGTTCATTTCTGTATCTCCGGCTGCTCCCTGTGTGAGATATTACGCCCACACAGAGGTATGAAATACACAGTAGCTGCTTGTGAAACTTCTATCTGAAAGATGCAATGAGTATAAATCATGGTATTGTTCCAACGTTCTTCATCTTGTCTCTGACAGAACATGTTCAAGAAACTCCAGGAACGCTCTAAAGCTGACGCAGAAGTCATTCACAGTGTATCAGTGTAGCTGAAAACAAATGAGCAGGACTGCTCTGGACatcctattttcttttccccactagcatttatttattcttcaaGTCATACCATATTCATATTTACTTTAATGATTCATAAACATCCCAGGTTCCAGAAGCTTCTAATTAACTCATCTATTTAGCGTCATTAACAGATGCTCAGGGAGTGATTTATTGTACAATACTGGATCACACCAACATACAAATCCAGCCAATTGAATTGGCAGGCAGTCTAGATaaatgtcttctgctgctggtaGATGAGACTCTGCTCTAAATTCAGCATTAATGCCCTGCAGACTGTGGCtgacattttcttcttctatcACTCTGCACATGTAGCATACATAGTACTCTACAACACTGGTTATTTCCCtctcttttaaaagaaagatttaGCGAGGTACTGCCTAGGATTTAGGGTATATATTTATGCtgagaaaagaggaaatcaGTAGCCCCCAAGAAGTTTTTGTTCATGCTTGTTTTAATTTACCTCTGGCTTTCTGTagtttcaaaactgaaaacagtCCCTCCGACACCCTACAGCAAAATGATCCTAAACTTCATTTGAAAAGCTATATTGGGAACCCTGTCTATGCTAGAGTTGTGGTCACAACTCCAGACCATTTCTTGATAAATAAGGCAGTGGCTTTTTGGGCAGAACGTGAACACCTAGAACAGCAAAGTTAGCTCTACAGGTACTTCCACAGTGGTGTTTTCCATAGGGCTAGGGATGCTTCCAGTGACTTGCACCACAGAATTACTAGAGGGACTTGTCATTGGTTTATAGCCCGGGCCAACTAAACCTCACCAACCCCtggcaggcagaggcagcacatCCTGAGAGCATCCACACGGCCGGTTTGCCGGCAGCCGCGCTGGTGGTGTGTGCtctgagcagagcccagcccgGGCAGAGCCAGCCCGTCCAGCTGGGCTCGGGCTTACAGGCAGCTCCGAGTGTTGCTGATTTAATGGTATAAATACAGCCAGTCAGTTTGACCTGGatgggctttctttttttcatatttcaaaatgGTAACAAAACACGGTCTGATTGCTTGTTGCCTGGGAAGGAGCTCTCTCCCAAAGCTGACAGACAAGTTATTTACCTTGCTGGAGGAGAGCTGCAGCTATGCAGACAAATTTTACAGCTTTTCTCTTAAGAGCTCACTCCCTTTACATTCCAGTTCTTCCCAATGGCAACACCATGACTCAGTTTGTGCTAACAAAATGCCAAGGAAACATAgataaatattgttttaaattcCTTAAGGTGGGAGTCATTAGATGACTgttaaaatactcttttttttttgcaggaatTAGGTTTTCATCTGTCTATAAGTCttcaaaaaaaagtgaatttaagCTTTAACTACACTGAAAGGGACTACTGCAAATAATTAGGgtgttttcttctctatttttaaaaacaatatttttagtaAAGTTACTGAGTTTTAATATACTTATGACTCAGAATGAGATTTTGATGCTGAACCATCTCTGCTGTCTGCTCCAAGCTTTACTTACAGCAGTGATGTCTATGGGTCAgtttggggagggagaagaaatacAAGCAATATTTACAGTagaatgagaagtaaaactACATTAACATGGGACTGTGCCCAAATGAGTGCAGGTGAAAGGGCTATGACAGCTTGAGAAAGGCAATATGCATCAAACAAATATGCTGCATTAAGATATTTTTAGGAGTTACTAAATTTCGCCTCAGGACTGACTTTGGCAATCAATGTAGGAACAATACCATGATGAGCGTGACTGTTTTAAACTTCAAATAAGCTTTCATCTTCACTACAGCACCATTCCTTGCTGCTTCTGTCTCTCACCGTCCATTCCCAAGATGCATGTGGTCTTGTATGGAACAGTAAAGGCACAGTCAACTCCTAACAGCCGTGCTGGGAGGAACAGCTTGGACTGGGGCTACAGCAGCAGTGTCCTGTGCACCTTCCTGTGCTGGCCAGAGTGATACTCTGCAGATTCTAGGGAATGATCCTGCAGTTTTTGCTAAGACTGGCTAACTCTCATCACTCAAGCTAGTTTCTCAAACTCCGTGAAACAGCTTTCCACATGATTTAAGGCCAACAATACAGCTGTGTACTCCAGACATTCAAGAACCTGCGCAGACAACGCATAGAAAAACTACCTTGCAAACACATGATACAGAGGCTGAAGAATTGTTTAGGGCACATGGCTTAAACTCACACagatgaagaaacagaaaacttttcttttaaggACTACATCTTGGTTAAGAAGAAGTGCactgagaaaaattaaaaatctgggCAGTGATGACTGGGAACACCGTGAAAGCACACCTATGCCATAGCATGTGCTATAGTGCACACCCCTCTATTATGTCATCACAGTCACTCACTTCTGACTTAATGCCACCAGACACGTAAGAAGGCATAGGAAGCAATAGCTACTAGAGAAAATTGGGTACTTGAAACAATTTGGAAACTCCTTCCTTGTGCTGCTTTAGGCTGGGATACAGTTAGTTTGCTTCACAGGAACTGTgtttttggatttgtgctgaaaacagtgtcaGGATGTTTTTGTTGCCATTGAGAAGTGCTTACACAGgatcaaggccttttctgcctctcaccccACCAGCAAGTAGGCTGGGGGTGCGCAAGGAGTTTGGAGGCGACAAACCTGGACAGCTGatccaagggatattccagaccatacagcgtcatgctcagcatataaagctggggaaGAAGGTGGAAGGGGAGGACATTCAGAGTGacagtgtttgtcttcccaggTCGCCATTACacgtgatggagccctgctttcctggggacgGCTGAACACTTGCTTGCCCATGAGAAGTTGTGAacaaattccttgttttgccttgctttgtgtgtggcttttgctttccctattaaactgtctttatcacAACTCACAAGTTCTCTTACTTTTACTCTCCTGATTCTCTCCACCTCCACATAGGAGGAGTTGAGTAAATGGCTGTGTGGGGCTAAGCTGCttgctggggttaaaccatgactCTCCTCCAACTCAGTTCTGTTCTGTTCATAACCTTACAGAACAGTGAAACAGGCAGCAGGGCCTGAGTCCCATCACTGTCAGCTGCCCTGTATTCCAGGACTCCTGCACAGCTGTGCTATACTGTGACAGCATTAGGTGTTGGCCAGTGCTTTGATTCAGCATTTTCAAATTGTATTCttcctatttaaaaattaaaaataaactacaaATGAAATAGACAGATCAGAGACACCATTATACTGCCAGGAATATCAATGCAATTGCACCTCTGGGATCTTCTTCATAAATGAAGATCAAGAAAAACAGACATATCAGTCCACATGGTATTTACATAGTAATTCAGTCTAGATGGGACTTCTGAGGGCATCTGGTCACTTTGCAAGAGTTAACTTTTGTATCCAAACAATAAGGGTAAATAAGCCATTGTGTTATTTTAGGTCAATTTCATATTCTCTAACAGACTAATTGTCAAAACTAGTCTTAATAAGAATAGCAACTTTGATTTAGAAAGAAGTCTAATATCCCACCAAAATCCATATGGAAGCCAAGAGGCATTTCTAAAAAATTGCTACATATCATGTGAATTCTGACAGGAACCAAGATGCTGGAGAGAATAACGAAACGTGAGGGTTCCTAAATATTTTGTCACAAACCCAATTAATAATAACAGAATAAATTATTAGGAAATAACCCGCAAATGTTAAGATACAGACAATACAGAGAAGATAATAAGCAGACCTactaaaaataagttttaataTTAACAACTCAATTTCATGCATAATAATCTTTCTTTTTGCAAAGTTCAAACAATGTTCAAGCCATGTGCTGTTTGCACAGATGGACTtattctccttctttcttctgcaCTGATGACATGGCTTCTGCTTTAACTCTATTtcgttttctttttctccttttcttcttttcagcaGAAGGATCCTGACCctcctgtgttttcttcttttttttcttcagacagCTGAGTGGATTGGGGCCACCTGCCCTTTTGCgttttctcctcttttcacCTTCTTGCTTTGCTagtccttctttttctttaagctCCACAATACTTTGTTTTTGGTACTCTGGAACAAGCTGATTTGTCTGCAACTTTTGAACAAATGCCAAAGATTTAGGAGAAGGTTTGTCTAACACCATCGTGTTTTGAATAATAAAGAGGAGAGGAACGCCAGGcttctttttcactttgtttGATAAGTCCTGGTCCtgcaaaattaaatactttagTCAACATTTTGGGATTAAATTATATTTGCAATTCAAATGCACCTACTTTTAATACAAAACTATGAAGATAAATTACATTATGAAAAAGATAAGAAACTTAATTCTTATCTTATGAAAAAGATAAGAAACTAGCAGATTTACATGGCAGTGCCTTTCACAGCAATTTAAACTTCAATTTCTCTCCTAATGAGCTGTGCTTCTAATGGAAAATTATCAACATTTCCTTTTTACCCgcatatatatgcacacatgcATTATTTGAGGAAAAAGTCCCAGTTCACTGGTATGCAGACCAACACTCCACAAGAAGTAACATAACTTCTTCTGTCACAAACCATCTTAAATTCTTTTATCTTACATAACTATACAGAATTCTACTATAAACCTTTCTATATATATTGTGTATCATATATACATACAGTCCCAATAACAAACCCAGGAAAAAATGCCTTTCTCATTTGTAAAGTTAATTATTCTGTAGTCcaaaatttcttaaaattgaAGTTATATGGATGTTTGACACTTAATTTCACTTTTCAGACTACTGTGAAAACAGTTCAGGGAACGGAATGCACACAAAGCAACATGCAAATTAGCATCAATGAGTTGTTTTCTTACATCAATAGGTAGTCAGTATGTTTTCTACACTTTCTGCTAAACTAAGCAATATCCTTATAAGGTAAAAAAATCTAGTCATTCAAGTAAGAGAAAAGATTCCCTGCTTCATAATTAGCAAATACATTTAAGAGTGAGTAAGGTTTTACATTATTAATTCCCACAAATGAGGTAAAAATCTTATAATTGAGGTTAGTGGAGGCTTCCTTATCTTTAGGTATCAAAGCATCACTTGAAATGAAATGGAGTCAATGTTTCCCACGAGCTTTTACCTGTGTAGCAATAAAGAAGTGATGAGGGTTGCCATCTTCAATCATAGAAAGTAAACAGGTGGAACCACTCACAGGATCCTTGTGGTGAGAACAGTTTCGAACTTGAAATCTCTGGGCAATTAATTTTGCTCCATACAGTGCTTTCCCCAATGATTCCAGTTCTTTTATAACACATctgaaaaccaaaagaaacaatgatttcaaaacaaaaaaataaactcacaTTTTTTTATAACAGCAAATGGCTGACATGAGTTATTTAAGAATGAGCAATGCCCAGTTGTTCAGGCTCTATGATTTGTAAATGGCACCCAGAAATCTGAAAGCAGTAGCCCATCTGAAGATATAGCAAGGTTTCCTTGGTTGTCAACACCATTAACCAGTAATAACTTTGAGTTATAATAAAcgatttaaaaatatttcacatcaGTGAATATACTGAGTTCTTAAAATGATGTTTGGATATCACCTAGCATATGAACTACtacttaataaatatttttaaaaatttaatttattattattaaattttaaaatttaatttatatttaaaaatggaaataaagaagATCAGGGGAACAACATGCCAGTCAGTTTCACTTCTGTGCCTggcaagatcatggagcagatcctcctgGAAAATATACAaaggcacatggaaaacaagGAGTTGACTTGTGACAACCAACAtggtttcattaaaaataaattgtgaaaAATATGGTGACCTTCTATGACAGGGTTACAGTGCTGATGGATAAGGGAAGGGTGACAGATTCAGCCGCCCTAAGTGAAAGATGGTCAAAAAGACCAACAGATACTGCTGAAAGAAGTGGCATTTAGGCAGGATAGGAATACAGTTTGGATCAAAGCCGTTCCTGAACCTCTCACACTGGAGTATCGACGACTGGATACTTTATACTGTTTAGAAGTACAGGCCAGCTCTGTACGCTGTGCAAGATGCTCAGTGTGTTTTTTGAGCCTAGGTATACATCTTCCTGGTATTTTCACTACTTGCTTCCATGATGGGCAGTTGGCTATTCCGTCATTGCAGAAATACAAGTGAGGGAAAATTTAGTATATACGATAAATATAATCAAGCAAAAACAAAGGTAACTTCGATATGCAGTGTTCGTGCTTTACTTCCACATCTTTCTCTAGCACATCCTTGTCCTCCCCTGAGAAAAGCTACTTTGGAACCAATCCCGCCCTggcaggctgcagctccagccaggcagtaattccctccctgcccaggacatATCAGCTTGCCTTTGCTGTTCCCACTTCGTCAAGAACACGCTGGCGGTGGGAGGAGACCCACCCGGGTCTCCCTCGCACACCGGGGTTACCGCTGGCCCCGCGGTTCCCGCTACCTTCGGAAAGGCAGCTGGGTCTCAGAGAAGCTGCCACCCTCCCGCAGGTTGCCCACAGCCCCAGCGCCGCCTGCTCCCCGCTCGCCCCGTACCGCGTGGTGCAGAGCTGCGCGGCGCCGCCCAGGTACCCGGGCAGCTGCTCCCGGATCTGGATCTTGTTGCGGAGCGCGGCCTGGCAGAAGGTGCCGTCCAACAGCACCTGGAAGGGCTCGCGGAACTGGAAGCTGTGCTTGTAGAAGCCCATGATCTTCTTGGCGTGTTTCTGTCGCGTCACCCCCATGGTGCCCGCACCGCCCGGAACGGCCGCGCCTGCCCCGGAAGCTGCGCCGGGCCCGGGCGGGGCCTCCTGTCACCGCCGGAGAGCCGGGATCGgcccgggcagggccggggggt
This window harbors:
- the UTP23 gene encoding rRNA-processing protein UTP23 homolog, whose amino-acid sequence is MGVTRQKHAKKIMGFYKHSFQFREPFQVLLDGTFCQAALRNKIQIREQLPGYLGGAAQLCTTRCVIKELESLGKALYGAKLIAQRFQVRNCSHHKDPVSGSTCLLSMIEDGNPHHFFIATQDQDLSNKVKKKPGVPLLFIIQNTMVLDKPSPKSLAFVQKLQTNQLVPEYQKQSIVELKEKEGLAKQEGEKRRKRKRAGGPNPLSCLKKKKKKTQEGQDPSAEKKKRRKRKRNRVKAEAMSSVQKKEGE